One genomic window of Desulfonatronum thioautotrophicum includes the following:
- a CDS encoding HPr family phosphocarrier protein, which produces MIIKKVSIRNKYGLHARPAAALARTAQSYACAISLRYSEKTADAKSILDVLALSLATGSQVDVIASGVDADEAIREICKCFESDLEEEPARYSTLSGIYARHLPHQGEAQCR; this is translated from the coding sequence ATGATCATCAAGAAAGTCTCGATCCGGAACAAATATGGGCTGCATGCCCGGCCAGCCGCTGCCCTGGCCAGAACCGCCCAGTCCTATGCCTGCGCCATCTCCCTGCGCTACTCGGAAAAGACGGCCGATGCCAAAAGCATTCTGGACGTCCTGGCTCTCAGCCTCGCAACGGGGTCACAGGTGGATGTGATAGCCTCTGGGGTTGATGCCGACGAGGCCATCCGGGAAATCTGCAAATGTTTTGAAAGCGACCTGGAAGAGGAACCTGCCCGGTATTCCACATTGTCGGGGATTTACGCCCGACACCTGCCACACCAAGGAGAGGCGCAATGTCGCTGA
- a CDS encoding isoamylase early set domain-containing protein codes for MSLTKTHAKNGAKCKVTFRIPADIGGPILRAHVAGEFNGWDPTAAPMRKLKDGSFSLTMTLPTGKDYQFRYVLDNENWVSEWQADAYVRTSYGDCENSVLRL; via the coding sequence ATGTCGCTGACAAAGACCCACGCCAAAAACGGCGCAAAATGCAAAGTCACCTTCAGAATTCCAGCGGATATCGGCGGTCCGATCCTCCGGGCCCATGTCGCCGGCGAGTTCAACGGATGGGATCCAACGGCCGCTCCCATGCGCAAGCTCAAGGATGGCTCTTTCTCCTTGACCATGACCCTGCCCACCGGAAAGGACTACCAGTTTCGCTACGTGCTGGATAATGAGAATTGGGTCAGCGAGTGGCAGGCCGACGCCTACGTGCGGACCTCATATGGCGATTGTGAGAATTCGGTGTTGAGGCTGTAA
- a CDS encoding AMP-binding protein, with translation MQKNSPPIPEQSLAELAGYLEQAGDVPAVIGFTKDSSEAWSASEIGDAAGRLARGLHDQGIEPGQRVLLLAPASAQFIVAALAVFRIGAVMTPVDIQASDENLAHVFKTSGMRLVFTTERIARRLAQLDAPPDAPIFLLDLEHADDQVDLEQEEVPTAQSWKRLLADKSGKPVQSKAEDPAVLFYTSGTTGPPKGVPLSHGNILSQVQMIRDSGLLMDEDRLLLPLPLHHVYPVVIGMLAPLALNIPILLPRALVGKEVTRALREGEATIILGVPRLYNTIFQGIQGRVASSGRLSALIFSALLAFSRLCVRFGRRPGRTLFKNLHQRVGPGLRMLASGGSPLDPDLGRNLEALGWPVAVGYGLTETSPLLTLKYPDEGHYESVGRAVQGVELRIDPSALPEKESKDEDADRASPKGVGELLAKGPGVFAGYDDLPEKTAESFADDWFRTGDMARMDEDGYVYLQGRVSTMIVLESGENIDPEKIEDAYSGCSEAAEIGVLGDEGRLAALVVPDKDLSRKHSGRELVEIVRKALDRHASGLPSYQRISRVELTHTPLDRTRLGKLKRKQLKETYEAAKKGEKGREKQRVGPVPLSDMHSEDRALLEDARVRKLWDMLARRYEDRPLSPESSLEHDLGVDSLGWVELSLAIEDEVGVGLDEEQFERIITVHDLLETVAESEVEEAPGGARRSLEHPEHVIPEKRQRLAKPRGWVRLVIVAPFYVFLSGIMRLYFRVTARNLQNVPQSGRFVLLPNHVSYLDPFAIGVVLGYARARQCFWAGESGVVSRNAVLRALSRIAQIVPIEREKGPTSSLAFGALVLKQGHSMVWFPEGRRSPDGTLQPFRHGIGLLLGEYDPPVVPVFIQGTEQALPPGRFLPRPSRIIVHFGKPIDVATLRDAAKEGRKDQDEHTQITSILEKELARLRDEALG, from the coding sequence ATGCAGAAGAATTCACCCCCTATACCTGAGCAGAGCCTGGCCGAACTGGCTGGCTATTTGGAACAGGCCGGCGATGTTCCGGCAGTGATCGGTTTTACCAAAGACTCCAGCGAAGCGTGGTCCGCCTCCGAAATTGGCGATGCCGCCGGTCGACTTGCTCGGGGGCTGCACGACCAGGGCATCGAACCCGGCCAGCGCGTCCTGCTTTTGGCTCCAGCTTCGGCCCAGTTCATCGTGGCCGCATTGGCCGTGTTCCGGATTGGTGCCGTCATGACGCCCGTGGACATTCAAGCCAGTGATGAGAACCTGGCCCACGTGTTCAAGACCAGCGGAATGCGACTGGTTTTCACCACCGAGCGCATCGCCAGACGCCTCGCGCAACTCGACGCACCTCCGGATGCACCGATTTTTCTTTTGGATCTCGAACATGCCGATGATCAGGTGGACCTGGAACAGGAGGAAGTCCCCACGGCTCAAAGCTGGAAGCGCCTTCTGGCGGACAAGTCCGGCAAACCGGTCCAGTCAAAGGCCGAAGATCCCGCAGTGCTCTTCTACACCTCGGGAACCACTGGACCGCCCAAAGGCGTGCCCCTGTCGCACGGCAACATTCTTTCTCAGGTGCAAATGATCCGGGATTCCGGTCTGCTTATGGACGAAGACCGTCTTTTGCTGCCGCTGCCCCTGCACCATGTCTATCCCGTGGTCATCGGCATGCTTGCCCCATTGGCTCTGAACATTCCCATTCTGCTGCCCCGCGCCCTGGTCGGCAAGGAAGTCACCCGGGCCCTGCGCGAGGGCGAAGCAACCATCATCCTCGGGGTTCCCAGGCTGTACAATACCATTTTTCAGGGGATTCAGGGCCGGGTGGCTTCCTCCGGGCGGTTGTCCGCGCTTATCTTTTCCGCTCTGCTTGCCTTCAGTCGACTCTGTGTCCGGTTTGGACGCAGGCCGGGCCGCACACTCTTCAAAAACCTTCATCAGCGCGTCGGGCCTGGCCTGCGCATGCTCGCCTCCGGAGGGTCGCCGCTGGACCCGGATCTGGGCCGCAATCTGGAGGCCCTGGGCTGGCCAGTGGCGGTGGGCTACGGTCTGACCGAAACATCGCCCCTGCTCACCCTGAAATACCCTGATGAAGGCCATTATGAATCCGTGGGCCGGGCCGTCCAGGGCGTCGAATTACGGATTGATCCGTCTGCTCTCCCTGAGAAGGAATCAAAAGACGAGGACGCTGACCGCGCATCACCAAAAGGGGTGGGAGAACTGTTGGCAAAGGGCCCCGGGGTCTTTGCCGGCTACGACGACTTACCGGAAAAAACCGCGGAGAGCTTTGCCGACGACTGGTTCCGGACCGGGGACATGGCCCGCATGGATGAGGACGGGTACGTATATCTGCAGGGGCGAGTCTCCACGATGATCGTCCTGGAAAGCGGGGAGAACATCGATCCGGAAAAGATCGAGGATGCGTATTCGGGATGCTCCGAAGCGGCGGAAATCGGCGTGCTGGGGGACGAAGGACGGCTGGCCGCGCTGGTGGTACCCGACAAGGATCTTTCGCGGAAGCATTCGGGGCGGGAGTTGGTCGAAATCGTGCGCAAGGCCCTGGATCGGCATGCTTCAGGATTACCGTCCTACCAGCGCATTTCCAGAGTTGAGCTGACGCACACACCCCTGGACAGGACCCGGCTCGGAAAACTCAAGCGCAAACAACTCAAGGAGACCTACGAGGCAGCCAAGAAAGGAGAAAAAGGCCGTGAGAAACAGCGCGTCGGCCCGGTTCCCCTCAGCGACATGCACAGCGAGGATCGTGCCCTGCTGGAAGACGCCAGGGTGCGAAAACTCTGGGACATGCTGGCCCGCCGGTACGAGGACAGGCCGCTTTCTCCTGAATCCAGCCTGGAACATGATCTGGGCGTCGATTCGCTGGGCTGGGTCGAGCTCTCCCTGGCCATTGAGGACGAGGTTGGCGTGGGCTTGGACGAGGAGCAGTTCGAACGGATCATCACGGTTCATGATTTGCTGGAGACGGTCGCCGAGTCCGAGGTGGAGGAAGCTCCCGGCGGAGCCAGACGTTCCCTGGAGCATCCGGAACACGTCATTCCCGAAAAACGGCAACGACTGGCCAAACCGCGCGGATGGGTACGTTTGGTGATCGTTGCCCCGTTCTACGTTTTTTTATCCGGAATCATGCGTCTTTACTTCCGCGTGACGGCGAGAAATCTTCAAAACGTCCCACAGAGCGGTCGCTTTGTCCTGTTGCCGAACCACGTCAGTTATCTGGACCCGTTCGCTATCGGTGTTGTTCTTGGGTATGCCCGGGCCCGGCAGTGCTTCTGGGCCGGAGAGTCGGGAGTCGTGTCTCGCAACGCCGTGCTCCGGGCTCTCAGCCGAATCGCCCAGATCGTGCCCATAGAGCGGGAGAAGGGACCGACCTCCAGCCTGGCTTTCGGAGCGTTGGTTTTGAAGCAGGGGCATTCAATGGTCTGGTTTCCCGAGGGACGCCGTTCTCCGGACGGGACCCTGCAGCCTTTCCGGCACGGGATCGGACTGCTGCTGGGCGAGTACGATCCGCCGGTCGTTCCCGTGTTCATCCAGGGCACCGAGCAGGCCCTGCCGCCAGGCCGGTTTCTGCCCCGGCCCAGCAGGATTATCGTTCACTTCGGAAAGCCCATCGATGTCGCAACACTGCGCGACGCTGCCAAGGAGGGCAGAAAGGACCAGGACGAGCACACGCAAATCACCTCGATTTTGGAAAAAGAACTTGCCCGTCTTCGTGACGAGGCCCTTGGTTAA
- a CDS encoding sigma-54-dependent transcriptional regulator, protein MANILIIDDDELFSMALADVLAGEGHHPHRVPTLAAGRAVAESTDLSLIFLDLQLPDGYGMDILPDLKALPDSPEVIVITGSLDARQAETAISNGAWDFIKKTSTQLEMKLSCIRALEYRKTRLAALPVHREGIIGNSPALRRCLEHMAQAARSEAEVLLLGETGTGKELFARALHANSPRREKELVVVDCASMTETIAGSELFGYRRGAFTGAVADRAGLIQRAHRGTLFLDEVSELPAALQGNFLRVLESKAFRPLGQDHELSSNFRLVCASNRNMGEMVQRGEFREDLLFRIQTVTIHLPPLRERLEDLDELIHTHLGIISRHSRLPSKTASPELMHLFAQHDWPGNVRELVNTLKALAASAPLERVLYPSHLPRELHVRFLKSCTTDSRAVSSSRTALPPDRSEPSAELFDLDWKTYCVQTREAAEKAYLVHLMQRSGYTIKKAVEHSGLSQARLYGLLKKYDIPRPGRSS, encoded by the coding sequence ATGGCAAACATTCTGATTATTGACGACGACGAACTGTTCAGCATGGCTCTTGCCGATGTCCTGGCCGGAGAGGGGCATCACCCGCATCGCGTACCGACACTGGCAGCCGGCCGGGCCGTGGCCGAGTCCACGGACCTGAGCCTGATTTTTCTGGATCTGCAGCTGCCCGATGGCTACGGTATGGACATCCTGCCGGACCTGAAAGCCCTGCCGGACTCCCCGGAGGTCATCGTCATCACCGGCTCCCTGGATGCCAGGCAGGCGGAAACAGCCATCAGCAACGGGGCCTGGGACTTCATCAAGAAGACGAGCACCCAGCTGGAAATGAAGCTGTCCTGCATCAGGGCCCTGGAGTACCGCAAGACCAGGCTGGCCGCGCTGCCCGTGCATCGCGAGGGGATCATCGGCAACAGTCCGGCCCTGCGCCGCTGCCTGGAACACATGGCCCAGGCCGCGAGAAGCGAGGCCGAGGTCCTGCTGCTGGGCGAAACCGGAACGGGCAAGGAGCTCTTCGCCCGGGCCCTGCACGCCAACAGCCCGCGCCGGGAGAAGGAACTGGTGGTCGTGGACTGTGCGTCCATGACCGAGACCATCGCGGGCAGCGAGCTGTTCGGATACCGTCGCGGCGCCTTTACCGGCGCGGTCGCGGACCGGGCCGGGCTGATCCAGCGGGCGCACAGGGGCACGCTGTTCCTGGACGAGGTCAGCGAACTGCCGGCTGCCCTGCAGGGCAACTTCCTGCGGGTCCTGGAAAGCAAGGCCTTCCGTCCCCTGGGCCAGGATCATGAGCTTTCCAGCAATTTCCGGCTGGTCTGCGCCAGCAACCGCAACATGGGGGAGATGGTCCAACGGGGAGAATTCCGCGAGGATCTGCTGTTCCGGATTCAGACCGTGACCATCCATCTCCCACCGCTGCGGGAACGTCTCGAGGACCTGGACGAACTGATCCACACCCATTTGGGGATCATCAGCCGCCACTCGCGATTGCCAAGCAAAACGGCCTCGCCGGAATTGATGCACCTTTTTGCCCAACACGACTGGCCGGGCAACGTGCGGGAGCTGGTGAACACCCTGAAGGCCCTGGCTGCCTCCGCTCCCCTGGAGCGGGTGCTCTATCCCTCCCATCTGCCACGGGAACTGCACGTCCGGTTTCTCAAGTCCTGCACCACGGATTCCCGGGCCGTGTCGTCATCCCGGACCGCCCTTCCTCCGGACAGGAGCGAACCTTCTGCGGAACTCTTTGATCTGGACTGGAAAACGTACTGCGTCCAAACCCGGGAAGCCGCGGAAAAGGCCTACCTGGTCCATCTGATGCAGCGTTCCGGGTACACCATCAAGAAGGCTGTGGAGCATTCCGGTCTGAGCCAGGCCAGGCTCTATGGCCTGCTCAAGAAATACGACATTCCCCGTCCCGGACGATCGTCCTGA